The Armatimonadota bacterium DNA window AGAACTTGTGGCCCTGGCTCCAGGTCAATGTACAGATCGCCCGCTTTGTCGATCCACTTCATCTTTTTGGGAACGTCGATCGGCACGCCGCCAATGAGGTTCACCACGCGTTGAAAAGCAGTGTAATCCAGCTCCATCGTCCGGTCGATGTCGATTTGAAGCAGCCGTTCGATGACATCTTGGGTGAGTTCCTTACCGCCAACCTCGTGATAGGCATTGATTTTCTTCATCCGGTAGCCGGGGTACTCATAGAGCATGTCCCGCGGAATCGAAACACCGGTGATCGTGAAATTTCGGAAATCGAAGCGTGCTACGAGCATCATGTCACTTCGCGCTGCCTTCGTCGTCACTTGCTGATTGATGAAGCTCCTGTTCTCATCACAGCCCAGGAGAAGAACGTAGATGTGGTCTTTATATTCGAACGATTCTTCAACAGGCTTGTCTCTGATTGTGTCAATGATGAATTCTTTGGTGACGGAGTACTTACCAATCCAACCGGCACCCACGCCGACCGCCAAGAAGATGGCGCACCACAATGCGTAGATCGTGTGACCAAAAATGATCTTGAATTTTGAAGGCCGACTCTCGGAAAACATGGAGCAGTAGAACCCAAAGGGTACCCGCTATAAACAACAGGTAATGGGCCAAAATCATTCCCTGATTTGAATATGCTGGCTCGTTTGGTACATGAAAAGCGTATACCTATGCAAATGGGAACGCGAAGGAAGGGGTTCACGCTGATCGAGTTGTTGGTGGTCATTGCGATCATTGCGCTTTTGGCCGCAATCCTGTTTCCCGTTTTCGCACGCGCCCGAGCGAGCGCAAACCAAACCGCTTGTCTTTCAAACTTGAAGCAGATCGGCGCCGGTATCACGATGTACATGTCGGAT harbors:
- a CDS encoding LCP family protein; the protein is MFSESRPSKFKIIFGHTIYALWCAIFLAVGVGAGWIGKYSVTKEFIIDTIRDKPVEESFEYKDHIYVLLLGCDENRSFINQQVTTKAARSDMMLVARFDFRNFTITGVSIPRDMLYEYPGYRMKKINAYHEVGGKELTQDVIERLLQIDIDRTMELDYTAFQRVVNLIGGVPIDVPKKMKWIDKAGDLYIDLEPGPQVLNGYNSMCFVRYRHSDSDYERQKRQKDFMVAFKKQLMKRLDLAPVVFEESIALFGGALTADEIGALARFARKVRPDNIKMGMIPVVDQGNTGGYGWHQTLNESDLPKTLAEFGFSESNLVYSEAPALARGR